A portion of the Deltaproteobacteria bacterium genome contains these proteins:
- a CDS encoding VWA domain-containing protein, whose translation MGYNIRFFLLFICTINICACQNYPFELREPRRENVQKIEQIVLTARPTDILFVIDNSGSMMEERALVRENVANFLDELTQSATDFQVGLITTDVECNLPTLDCSSAGLSSADCCLDKSRTLFSTSGYKCEDRDTNDDGTFDYTNCDGGRLRSSDGTNRIFTRPSTAERQDWIDRFSNAIAILDCDPANNRAQGSGYEAGLEAMWRAISCSVGADECPDHNVAQLNAGFIRQDADLVIIFITDEDDCSFDTSTRAANDPLYYRQSDLSRAANPDYQADHLCSASECYSYYFKGFPDNYTYRCGLTDRSVAPPEPTAVSTYLDKLIALKGDASRIRAAAIISGMPDSSDSLAGFNDAACYTGIGGAPSLDCSCLATSPSQLYCDLTGGERHPGVAEILKVPQCVGDLATEVTFDLQGGCQSLPGTRYSQFMRDLSERHINAGKASDVFIDSICQAHYDNTLYNIVNNIIIKNCFLLNITPTSVSDISVSLNGNKLANVEVKSRTPGWSWVEGSQEICLEGGLKKTVNDRFEIYILSP comes from the coding sequence ATGGGGTACAACATTAGATTTTTTCTCTTATTCATATGCACAATTAATATTTGTGCCTGCCAGAACTATCCCTTTGAGCTTCGTGAACCTCGTCGTGAAAATGTGCAGAAAATCGAGCAAATTGTGCTTACGGCGCGTCCTACAGATATTCTTTTTGTTATTGATAATTCCGGCAGTATGATGGAAGAGCGTGCTTTAGTGCGCGAAAATGTTGCAAATTTTCTTGATGAATTAACGCAGAGCGCCACGGACTTTCAGGTCGGGCTAATAACTACTGATGTCGAGTGCAATTTGCCTACTCTTGATTGCAGTAGTGCAGGTTTGAGTTCAGCAGATTGCTGTCTTGATAAAAGTCGTACCTTATTTTCGACATCAGGTTACAAATGTGAAGATCGCGATACCAATGACGATGGCACATTTGATTACACTAACTGTGATGGTGGCAGATTGCGTAGCTCAGATGGCACTAATCGCATTTTTACCCGTCCGAGCACTGCTGAGCGTCAAGATTGGATAGATCGTTTTTCTAATGCGATCGCAATACTTGACTGTGATCCTGCTAATAACCGCGCGCAAGGTTCGGGCTATGAAGCCGGCCTTGAAGCAATGTGGCGTGCGATAAGTTGCAGTGTTGGTGCTGATGAATGTCCTGATCATAACGTTGCGCAACTTAACGCTGGTTTTATTAGGCAAGATGCTGATTTAGTAATTATTTTTATTACCGACGAAGATGATTGCAGCTTTGATACAAGTACTCGTGCTGCAAACGATCCTTTATATTATCGCCAATCCGATTTATCTAGAGCTGCTAATCCAGATTACCAAGCAGATCATTTATGTTCAGCATCTGAATGTTATTCTTACTATTTTAAAGGTTTTCCCGATAATTATACCTATAGATGTGGACTTACAGACCGTTCAGTTGCCCCACCTGAGCCTACGGCAGTATCTACATATCTTGATAAATTAATTGCCCTTAAGGGTGATGCCTCACGTATTCGCGCTGCGGCTATTATAAGCGGTATGCCAGATAGCAGTGATAGCTTAGCAGGTTTTAATGATGCAGCATGTTATACAGGCATTGGTGGCGCCCCAAGTCTTGATTGTAGTTGTTTAGCTACAAGTCCAAGTCAATTATATTGCGACCTAACCGGCGGAGAACGTCATCCTGGGGTTGCCGAAATTCTTAAAGTGCCACAATGTGTGGGCGATTTGGCAACTGAAGTTACATTTGACCTGCAAGGCGGCTGCCAAAGCTTACCTGGTACGCGCTATTCTCAATTTATGCGTGATCTTTCTGAGCGTCATATTAATGCAGGTAAGGCATCCGATGTATTTATCGACTCTATTTGCCAAGCGCATTATGATAATACTTTGTACAATATCGTAAACAACATTATTATTAAGAACTGCTTTTTATTAAACATAACTCCAACGAGTGTGAGTGATATCAGCGTGAGTCTTAATGGCAACAAGCTAGCAAATGTTGAAGTTAAATCTCGAACTCCCGGATGGAGTTGGGTTGAAGGTTCTCAAGAAATTTGCCTTGAAGGTGGTTTGAAAAAAACTGTTAATGATCGATTTGAAATTTACATTCTCTCCCCTTAA
- the larB gene encoding nickel pincer cofactor biosynthesis protein LarB: MHNDRLRNILSQIANNELSIDDAIQRLRNLPFEQLSEAKIDHHRELRQGTPEIIFGQNKTPKQIVAIAQSLLKADSNVLCTRTKYEAYSTLKTEAPDAVYDEVAHTISIIRHPPDMIGKVGVLCAGTSDMPVAREAAIACEFFGAQVVQINDIGVAGLHRLLASLETINTCQLLIVIAGMEGALPSVVGGICAQPIIAVPTSVGYGASLGGLTPLLAMLNSCASGVTVVNIDNGFGAAAAAHRILTVGRHEKL, encoded by the coding sequence ATGCATAACGACCGCTTACGTAATATCTTATCGCAGATTGCAAACAATGAACTCTCTATCGATGATGCAATACAAAGGCTGCGCAACCTTCCATTTGAACAATTGTCTGAAGCTAAAATCGATCATCACCGTGAACTGCGACAAGGCACTCCTGAGATAATTTTCGGCCAAAATAAAACGCCAAAGCAAATAGTTGCTATAGCTCAATCGTTGCTAAAAGCTGATAGCAATGTATTGTGTACCAGAACCAAATATGAAGCTTATTCTACGCTAAAAACTGAAGCACCAGATGCTGTTTATGATGAAGTTGCCCATACTATTAGCATTATACGTCATCCCCCAGATATGATTGGAAAAGTCGGAGTTTTATGTGCTGGCACTAGCGATATGCCCGTTGCTCGCGAAGCTGCTATCGCTTGTGAATTTTTTGGTGCTCAAGTTGTTCAAATCAATGATATTGGTGTTGCTGGTCTGCATCGATTGCTTGCCTCTCTAGAAACCATAAACACTTGCCAATTACTTATTGTAATTGCAGGTATGGAAGGAGCCCTACCATCAGTTGTAGGCGGTATTTGTGCTCAACCAATCATCGCTGTACCAACTTCGGTTGGCTATGGAGCTAGTTTGGGTGGCCTGACCCCCCTATTAGCCATGCTAAATTCCTGTGCCTCGGGGGTAACCGTAGTAAACATTGACAACGGCTTTGGCGCTGCGGCGGCAGCGCATCGAATTTTAACAGTTGGCCGTCATGAAAAATTATAA
- a CDS encoding VWA domain-containing protein — translation MHGIIIRIGLFALTIGIAACQGYDFLYQPDATRRGVHLRFTVETPSKADILFVIDNSPSMKENQIALKNSIGMLLDELGPNDTSYRIGIISTDAIGRTTDCCGNDYGLGYATAIDRCDSDPNYPYLNCPNVDPAIKIRRPHDGALGRLIAAYDSASFNSSIYSLLLDTTVKQTAFEAMRPTSVTAGPVNGTTPTSVTGTQGVPWVIDRDIIRSNACNACSCDCSIDDYKDSDCYTDCVEDVAAAMVKAYFSSNIEGLGTNGIGWEQGIKTALLAIGVNPELIGDNALAPANSTLNGPNRFTDYINNTATPDTKWLRDQAILGVMFLTDEEDCSMQSGAFQSLITLEDSPDYPQSGIGPDGSSCYQTDGQALLIDTTRLGQLFAGRKGARIALGLIGGAQPTGPDEDEKKYISGRAADCTKDSQTASTYDPEYECSCLADNISTDQRWCDYTQDTTSPAINGGCIAMAGNRYVRTMTDSFSRLTFDSICQSDYSGALQAFAKKLISACFEIDLEVRPAHDSPSNIQVMRTPNAQEGSDAATTMVDQLLDCNEEGPGWCYVPPVIPTDPELISSTQKPQICLVGFDRLIGDIYDIFILSTDYYDATK, via the coding sequence ATGCATGGCATAATAATTCGCATAGGTTTATTTGCCTTAACTATAGGTATTGCCGCATGCCAAGGTTATGATTTCTTATATCAACCTGATGCTACACGTCGTGGCGTGCATTTGCGTTTTACGGTTGAGACCCCCTCAAAAGCGGATATTTTGTTTGTTATCGATAACTCACCGAGTATGAAAGAAAATCAAATTGCCCTTAAAAATTCAATTGGTATGCTGCTTGATGAGTTAGGACCTAATGATACTAGCTATCGTATAGGTATTATTTCTACTGATGCCATAGGTCGCACTACTGACTGTTGTGGCAATGATTATGGCTTGGGCTATGCCACCGCTATTGATCGTTGTGATTCTGACCCTAACTATCCTTATCTAAACTGCCCAAATGTCGATCCGGCTATTAAAATACGCCGACCGCATGATGGTGCTTTGGGGCGATTAATTGCTGCATATGATTCAGCATCTTTCAATTCTTCGATCTACAGTTTATTGCTAGATACAACGGTAAAACAAACAGCTTTTGAAGCAATGCGACCAACTTCAGTAACCGCAGGACCGGTGAATGGTACTACACCAACAAGCGTGACCGGCACTCAAGGTGTGCCATGGGTTATTGACCGCGATATTATTCGTAGTAATGCCTGTAATGCCTGTAGTTGTGATTGCTCTATTGACGATTATAAAGATAGTGACTGCTATACTGATTGTGTTGAAGATGTTGCCGCTGCCATGGTGAAAGCTTACTTTAGTTCAAATATCGAAGGTCTTGGCACCAATGGTATTGGTTGGGAGCAAGGGATCAAAACAGCTTTGCTGGCTATTGGCGTCAATCCTGAACTAATTGGTGATAACGCTTTAGCTCCTGCCAATAGTACGCTTAATGGACCTAATAGGTTCACAGACTATATCAATAATACAGCGACACCAGACACCAAATGGCTACGCGATCAAGCTATATTGGGGGTAATGTTTTTAACTGATGAAGAAGATTGTTCGATGCAATCTGGTGCTTTTCAATCATTAATAACTTTAGAAGATTCACCAGATTACCCGCAATCAGGAATTGGTCCTGATGGTTCTAGCTGCTATCAAACTGACGGCCAAGCTTTATTAATTGACACCACTCGATTGGGGCAACTGTTTGCCGGTCGCAAAGGTGCTCGTATTGCTCTTGGCCTGATTGGTGGGGCACAGCCAACAGGTCCTGATGAAGATGAAAAGAAGTATATTTCAGGACGAGCGGCCGATTGCACTAAAGATTCTCAAACTGCTTCAACCTATGATCCAGAGTATGAGTGTTCATGCTTAGCAGATAATATTTCAACTGACCAGAGATGGTGTGATTATACTCAAGATACTACTTCCCCGGCTATTAATGGTGGCTGTATTGCCATGGCTGGTAATCGTTATGTCAGGACTATGACCGATAGTTTTTCGCGTTTAACTTTTGATAGTATCTGTCAGTCAGATTATAGCGGTGCCTTGCAGGCATTTGCCAAAAAACTTATTAGCGCCTGTTTTGAAATTGACTTGGAAGTAAGACCTGCTCACGACAGCCCTAGTAATATCCAAGTTATGCGTACGCCCAACGCTCAAGAAGGCAGCGATGCCGCCACCACTATGGTTGATCAACTACTTGATTGTAACGAAGAAGGGCCTGGTTGGTGTTATGTGCCGCCAGTAATACCAACTGACCCAGAACTTATTAGCAGCACCCAAAAACCGCAGATATGTTTAGTAGGTTTCGACCGCTTAATCGGAGATATTTACGATATTTTCATTCTTAGTACCGATTATTATGATGCTACTAAGTAA
- a CDS encoding MMPL family transporter, protein MLSKILGRIIEVVSIKRRTTIAIGIAVLCASLPFSVMLYTNLRSAIEELLPANAPSIKALNEMHNRLGDNMQLGLHLSGPSVDKLHAFADELAARSNNLGKNAPRLIDYRPSEIQSFFTPRRALYIDLEDLNKIEHRLDEHIAYARRSANPFDLGLEDPPPSFNEIFDRYKEQQTILRNYPSGYYDGADGHSLAMVFYPRQGASGYQASLRFRDAIANIANIIKQEMHLADLHLEFTGDVETVIQEQHSLQKDLLTSSIFVLLLEAILLLIFFRWFPSLLALGLPLAAGTATTLAISYGFLGSLNASTAFLGAIIVGNGVNPGIILLSRFVEERRQATPQEAAMRIAVHATALPTIIAATAAALAYGALLVTTFRGYSQFGFMGAIGMFLCWGATYLCLPPLALALEKRWPINGKVRSLKSSALNARIDRYFAHIGTLAVNNSLKVITFGALATVLAIVAVLNVGNDPFEQDTTKLRSSWATEPNGYISVAKKMDAILKRLVTPIIVLTETTKEVEPIAERYRQLVDQGEGKTLIGGVLTLQGLVPKQQTEKLAIISNIRKKLTPVVRHQLDVDTQKLISDWMPPVGLKPFLRKDLPQALIRQFTENDGTVGRLILLFPRYGITTTNGHVVQRLAKEARSVPIPDNVYIAGSYLIFADMLSSIGHDGPIATITAFLGVLILSLLLARMVRDSKIARGMHSTLGGLQVTIALLVGVIWTVGIAAIGGMRLNFLNFIALPITFGIGVDYATNIYGRYRQAKPSSKEIVSAVSHSGAAVAACSATTIIGYSSLLLSRNGALFSFGLLAVMGEIACLATALLILPAALSLVSLNKNTNEKITAEEQLKRREG, encoded by the coding sequence ATGTTGTCAAAGATATTAGGGCGTATCATCGAGGTAGTCTCGATAAAACGCCGCACCACCATTGCTATTGGCATAGCTGTACTTTGTGCTTCTCTGCCATTTTCAGTAATGCTGTATACAAATTTACGTTCGGCCATTGAAGAATTACTGCCTGCAAATGCTCCCAGTATTAAAGCTCTTAATGAGATGCATAATCGCCTTGGCGATAATATGCAGCTTGGATTACACTTATCTGGTCCATCTGTTGATAAACTCCACGCTTTCGCCGATGAACTAGCAGCACGTAGTAATAATTTAGGCAAAAATGCCCCTCGCCTCATTGATTATCGCCCTAGCGAAATTCAGTCATTTTTTACACCAAGGCGAGCACTCTATATTGATCTTGAGGATTTAAATAAAATTGAGCACCGTTTAGATGAGCATATCGCTTATGCACGGCGTTCTGCTAATCCTTTTGACTTAGGGCTTGAAGACCCGCCACCTTCATTTAACGAAATATTTGATCGCTATAAAGAACAACAAACCATTCTTCGTAATTATCCATCAGGCTATTACGATGGTGCCGATGGTCATTCACTGGCAATGGTATTTTATCCACGCCAAGGCGCCAGTGGCTATCAAGCTAGTCTTAGATTTCGCGATGCTATTGCAAATATTGCAAATATAATTAAGCAAGAAATGCATCTTGCTGACCTACACCTAGAATTTACCGGTGATGTTGAAACTGTGATTCAAGAGCAACACTCCCTGCAAAAAGACTTGCTTACTTCTAGTATTTTCGTTCTCTTGCTTGAAGCAATTTTATTGCTGATCTTTTTTCGTTGGTTCCCCAGTCTGCTGGCGCTTGGTTTACCTTTGGCTGCTGGCACTGCGACAACGCTTGCAATATCTTATGGCTTTTTAGGTTCACTTAACGCCAGCACTGCTTTTCTTGGTGCTATAATCGTAGGCAATGGCGTCAACCCGGGTATTATCTTACTTTCGCGCTTTGTTGAAGAACGACGACAAGCTACTCCTCAAGAAGCTGCCATGCGTATAGCGGTACATGCAACCGCTTTACCCACCATTATTGCTGCAACTGCCGCAGCACTTGCATATGGCGCATTACTAGTTACTACTTTTCGCGGGTACAGCCAATTTGGTTTCATGGGTGCTATTGGTATGTTTCTTTGCTGGGGTGCAACCTATCTTTGCTTGCCCCCATTAGCATTAGCACTTGAAAAGCGTTGGCCGATAAATGGCAAAGTAAGAAGTTTAAAAAGTTCTGCGCTCAATGCACGTATTGATCGCTATTTTGCACACATAGGTACTCTAGCTGTTAATAATTCGCTAAAAGTTATAACATTTGGGGCTCTCGCAACCGTTTTAGCTATTGTGGCAGTATTAAATGTTGGCAACGATCCTTTTGAGCAAGATACTACTAAGTTGAGATCAAGTTGGGCAACCGAACCTAATGGCTATATAAGTGTCGCTAAAAAAATGGACGCAATATTAAAGCGTCTAGTTACTCCTATCATTGTCTTAACCGAAACTACAAAAGAAGTTGAACCCATAGCTGAACGTTATCGTCAACTTGTTGATCAAGGAGAGGGAAAAACTCTTATTGGCGGTGTGTTGACTTTGCAAGGATTAGTGCCCAAACAACAAACAGAAAAACTAGCAATCATCTCCAATATTCGTAAAAAACTCACTCCAGTAGTACGACATCAATTAGATGTAGATACACAAAAATTAATTAGTGATTGGATGCCACCTGTTGGTCTTAAACCCTTCTTACGCAAAGATCTGCCACAAGCTCTGATCCGACAATTTACTGAAAATGATGGTACTGTTGGCCGACTGATATTACTCTTTCCACGCTATGGTATAACCACTACCAATGGACATGTTGTACAACGTTTAGCCAAAGAAGCACGCTCGGTACCTATACCAGATAATGTATATATCGCCGGATCATATTTAATTTTTGCTGATATGCTTTCTTCAATAGGCCATGATGGTCCAATCGCTACCATTACTGCTTTTTTAGGTGTACTAATTCTCTCGCTGCTCTTGGCACGCATGGTACGCGATAGTAAAATTGCTCGTGGTATGCACAGTACTCTTGGTGGTTTGCAAGTAACTATCGCTCTTTTAGTAGGTGTTATCTGGACAGTTGGCATCGCGGCAATTGGCGGAATGCGCCTTAATTTTCTTAACTTTATCGCACTGCCAATTACTTTTGGCATAGGCGTAGATTATGCGACTAATATATATGGTCGCTATCGCCAAGCAAAACCCAGCAGCAAAGAAATTGTTAGCGCCGTTAGCCATTCAGGTGCTGCTGTTGCAGCCTGTTCAGCAACTACCATTATTGGCTATTCTTCATTATTATTATCTCGTAACGGAGCTTTATTTTCGTTTGGTTTGCTAGCTGTTATGGGTGAGATTGCATGCCTGGCAACGGCTTTACTAATATTACCCGCTGCTCTTTCTTTAGTTTCTTTAAATAAAAATACTAATGAAAAAATTACTGCAGAAGAACAGCTAAAACGTCGGGAAGGCTAA
- the larE gene encoding ATP-dependent sacrificial sulfur transferase LarE — protein MTSNEVRDSKTIKLQIGLEKRLKELSSVVIALSGGVDSSVLAAIAARSLGSKALAVTGVSASLAVSHQREIIKLCQELGLTHLNVQTNELIQADYCTNTTERCYYCKYELFSLLLKTAHEHGYAYVIDGTTAEDLHGHRPGHKAAQKLGIISPLVELGATKNDVRALARNLGLDVAERPASPCLSSRIAYGVSITKDRLELVGNAEEFLHKLGFNEVRVRLHRDAIARIEVPLAQLTTILPHVSNIVSEFKKLGFVYVTLDLAGLRSGSLLEIINA, from the coding sequence ATGACGTCAAATGAAGTACGAGATAGTAAAACCATTAAACTTCAAATAGGATTAGAAAAACGCTTAAAAGAATTATCTTCTGTAGTTATAGCACTTTCTGGTGGTGTCGATTCTTCAGTATTAGCAGCAATTGCAGCTCGCTCCCTCGGTTCAAAAGCTCTTGCGGTAACTGGTGTTTCAGCGAGTCTTGCGGTTAGTCATCAACGCGAAATTATTAAACTCTGCCAAGAACTCGGCTTAACCCATTTAAATGTTCAAACAAATGAACTAATACAAGCAGATTATTGCACCAATACCACAGAACGATGCTATTACTGTAAATATGAGCTTTTCTCTTTACTTTTAAAAACCGCACATGAACACGGTTATGCTTATGTAATCGATGGTACTACTGCGGAAGATTTGCATGGGCATCGTCCAGGACATAAAGCTGCACAAAAGCTTGGCATAATTTCTCCATTAGTTGAACTAGGTGCCACTAAAAATGATGTGCGTGCTTTGGCACGTAATTTAGGGCTTGATGTTGCTGAACGTCCCGCCTCACCTTGTTTAAGTTCACGTATCGCTTATGGAGTGTCGATAACTAAAGATCGCTTAGAACTTGTCGGTAATGCCGAAGAATTCTTGCATAAGCTAGGTTTTAACGAAGTACGCGTTCGTCTCCATCGTGATGCTATCGCGCGTATTGAAGTGCCACTTGCACAACTGACAACAATATTACCACATGTGTCAAACATAGTTAGTGAGTTTAAAAAGTTAGGCTTTGTTTATGTAACTCTTGATTTAGCTGGTTTACGTTCTGGGAGCTTGCTTGAAATAATTAATGCATAA
- a CDS encoding response regulator — protein MAYQLLLVDDSATIQKAVQITFACEDFNVAAVATADEAIAQAQKVKIDAALVDVHLAGVDGYNVCQTIKSDPSLANVPVLLLGNNADPVDDGRIQACGAAGHLLKPFDTQSLIDRVKKLVGAPISASGPQPIAATMKTATAPMPPAATAAAAKPAQGPAITPPSLPSSPPAMPSVTATPSPSASASSIFAPASEATLPSFAAPTSTPTPSPTPGFAPVAAPKMAPTPTSIAAPKPMAAPVVTPFGPPVSTPKMPSASPFSTPRPPPTPASSGFAPQPPARPATTPTTVPPTPPSGPTSPSIWSPGPTTSSPFNALTSTPAQKPPALGATNASFGGFNAPPTPPVGSPPAPPVAAQITTPFKAPAIESSLGSSFAIEPNLQQIAPAHDGAAQMPSLPEATLPSANIAAAATATTSTQPASLSGIDENMIKALAKEIIERIAWEIVPELTEAIIKEHLEKRENK, from the coding sequence ATGGCTTATCAACTGCTGCTCGTTGATGACAGCGCGACCATACAAAAAGCTGTGCAAATTACGTTTGCTTGTGAAGACTTTAATGTGGCTGCTGTCGCTACTGCTGACGAAGCTATTGCACAGGCGCAAAAAGTTAAAATCGATGCGGCGCTTGTTGATGTGCATCTAGCTGGTGTTGATGGTTACAATGTTTGTCAAACAATAAAAAGTGACCCATCATTAGCTAATGTACCAGTGCTGCTGCTCGGTAATAACGCCGACCCTGTTGATGATGGTCGCATCCAAGCTTGTGGTGCTGCTGGCCATTTGCTTAAGCCATTTGATACTCAGTCATTAATCGATCGCGTAAAAAAACTTGTGGGAGCGCCGATTAGCGCCAGCGGCCCACAACCTATTGCCGCAACCATGAAAACCGCAACCGCACCTATGCCACCTGCAGCTACCGCTGCTGCTGCAAAACCTGCGCAAGGACCAGCAATCACACCACCATCGCTGCCGAGCAGTCCACCTGCGATGCCTTCTGTAACTGCAACACCATCGCCATCTGCATCTGCATCTTCTATATTTGCTCCTGCGTCTGAAGCTACGCTGCCTAGTTTTGCAGCACCAACTTCAACACCTACACCGTCTCCAACTCCTGGTTTTGCACCAGTAGCAGCCCCTAAAATGGCTCCTACTCCAACTTCTATTGCAGCGCCAAAACCAATGGCTGCACCAGTAGTCACCCCATTTGGTCCGCCGGTATCAACGCCCAAAATGCCAAGCGCTTCTCCTTTTTCAACCCCGCGTCCACCACCTACACCGGCTAGTTCTGGTTTTGCTCCGCAACCACCAGCTCGTCCTGCGACAACGCCAACTACAGTGCCACCAACGCCACCATCTGGGCCAACTTCACCTTCTATTTGGTCACCAGGACCAACGACATCTTCACCATTTAATGCTCTCACATCGACGCCAGCTCAAAAACCACCTGCTCTTGGAGCTACTAACGCTTCTTTTGGTGGATTTAATGCGCCGCCTACCCCACCAGTTGGTTCTCCACCTGCTCCACCAGTTGCAGCGCAAATCACAACACCTTTTAAAGCACCAGCTATTGAATCGTCACTTGGATCTTCATTTGCCATTGAACCCAATTTACAGCAGATAGCACCAGCACATGATGGTGCTGCACAGATGCCTTCGTTACCTGAAGCAACACTACCATCAGCTAATATTGCTGCTGCTGCAACTGCTACTACATCGACGCAACCTGCATCTTTATCGGGAATCGATGAAAATATGATTAAAGCGCTGGCCAAAGAAATTATCGAACGGATAGCATGGGAAATTGTGCCAGAGTTAACCGAAGCAATAATTAAAGAACACTTAGAAAAACGCGAAAACAAATAG